The Salarias fasciatus unplaced genomic scaffold, fSalaFa1.1, whole genome shotgun sequence genome contains a region encoding:
- the cep70 gene encoding centrosomal protein of 70 kDa, which yields MKKQHDMENHMVGDYMENHMENHMVNHMVNHMENHMENHMENHMVNHMVNHMKNHMVGDYMDNHMVNHMVNHMVNHMENHMVGDYMENHMVNHMENHMVGDYMDNHMVNHMVNHMVNHMENHMVNHMENHMENHMVNHMKNHMENHMVNHMVNHMENHMREQVEWSDLNRLLQRRGFMPVSFTDPAENKNLPDLVLLDKKSCSDLRSALRTMLSDCERRQTQIQELVQSNKQLKKEAQKHMDRAAQQTLRVSDLQVLLGQLKTQVQDLENRYLSRTMENHVHTQQLQQEREEAQRRCEVLEQMLCEQKQEASELHRKLHFTVREEETRRARQARTFQKVCRRAVQQSPADQQILDVMAFYEMKLAEVLDEVSIVLKLKQHQEFFPRFHTLTKEILNTLDLITH from the exons ATGAAGAAACAGCATGACATGGAGAACCACATGGTGGGGGACTACATGGAGAACCACATGGAGAACCACATGGTGAACCACATGGTGAACCACATGGAGAACCACATGGAGAACCACATGGAGAACCACATGGTGAACCACATGGTGAACCACATGAAGAACCACATGGTGGGGGACTACATGGACAACCACATGGTGAACCACATGGTGAACCACATGGTGAACCACATGGAGAACCACATGGTGGGGGACTACATGGAGAACCACATGGTGAACCACATGGAGAACCACATGGTGGGGGACTACATGGACAACCACATGGTGAACCACATGGTGAACCACATGGTGAACCACATGGAGAACCACATGGTGAACCACATGGAGAACCACATGGAGAACCACATGGTGAACCACATGAAGAACCACATGGAGAACCACATGGTGAACCACATGGTGAACCACATGGAGAACCACATG CgggagcaggtggagtggaGCGACCTGAACAGACTCCTGCAGCGGCGGGGCTTCATGCCTGTCAGCTTCACCGACCCTGCAGAGAATAAAAACCTTCCCG ATTTGGTCCTCTTGGACAAGAAGTCTTGCAGTGACCTGCGGTCGGCGTTGAGGACGATGCTGAGTGACTGTGAGAGGAGGCAGACCCAGATCCAGGAGCTGGTCCAGTCCAACAAGCAGCTGAA gAAGGAGGCCCAGAAGCACATGGATCGAGCTGCTCAGCAGACTCTGAGGGTCTCAGACCTACAGGTCCTGTTGGGCCAGCTGAAGACCCAGGTCCAGGACCTGGAGAACCGCTACCTGAGTAGGACCATGGAGAACCATGTCCACACCCAACAGTTacagcaggagagggaggaggcgcAG AGACGGTGTGAAGTTCTTGAACAGATGCTGTGTGAACAGAAGCAGGAAGCATCGGAGCTCCACAGGAAGCTCCACTTCACCGTCAGAGAAGAAGAGACCAGAAGGGCCAGACAGGCTCGGACCTTCCAGAAGGTCTGCCGGAGGGCGGTCCAGCAGAGTCCTGCAGACCAGCA GATTCTGGACGTGATGGCCTTCTATGAAATGAAGCTGGCTGAGGTTCTGGATGAAGTCAG catcgtcctgaagctgaagcagcaCCAGGAGTTCTTCCCCCGGTTCCACACTCTGACCAAGGAGATCCTCAACACACTTG ACCTGATAACACACTGA
- the LOC115385029 gene encoding 1-phosphatidylinositol 4,5-bisphosphate phosphodiesterase delta-4-like → MEGDDNLQSMLVGTVMRKIKSRTWKKQRYFKLQDDFTTIWYKSKKAGNAHSTFSVSDVEAVREGHQSEVLLSIADEFPAERCFTLVFRGRRSNLDLVAESEDEARSWIHGMRKLMENLENMGERERLDQWIGDWFKKADKNNDGRMNFKEVQDLLKMMNVEMNEHHALRLFTMADKSQSGTLEDDEFVLFYKMLTQRDDVLRVFQEFSSDGHKLSLADLEDFLREEQLEADADEDVRQRAEQFIQTYEPSEAAKLLDSMTLDGFLMYLGSAEGSIFNPRRRNVFQDMSQPLCNYFISSSHNTYLMEDQLRGQSSVEGYIRALTRGCRCVEVDCWDGANGEPIVYHGHTFTSKILFKDVVSAVGNYAFKVSEFPVILSIENHCNVEQQRVMARHLDLILGDKLLKSTLEGSAHIRLPSPEELKGKILVKAKKIGGLEDSLNGAVEDALGGEVSDDDEGADIDDDNLHRESVRRRAKKSKQRLSKELSDCVVYCKSVHFSSFKHSRIHSKFYEVASFTENKARKHLREAGADFVRHNSRQLTRVYPTGFRTDSSNFNPQEMWNAGCQIVALNFQTAGEAMDLNDGLFRQNACCGYVLKPGFMTNPEQRFDPEAPRRQDGHRPVVLTVQVLCFALPIRRDGLVSTRLSVMKVISGQQLPKVNIKEDSIVDPQVRVEIHGVPLDQAKQETRYIENNGFNPVWYDTLRFTIHTPELAMVRFVVEDYDKTSKNDFVGQYTLPLSCVQQGYRHIHLLSKDGTSIHPSSLFVHIRITEMEKLPENP, encoded by the exons ATGGAGGGGGACGACAACCTCCAGTCCATGCTGGTGGGCACGGTGATGAGGAAGATCAAGTCCCGGACCTGGAAGAAGCAGCGATACTTCAAGCTGCAGGACGACTTCACCACCATCTGGTACAAGTCCAAGAAGGCCGGGAACGCCCATTCCACCT tttctGTGAGCGACGTGGAGGCTGTCAGAGAAGGCCACCAGAGCGAGGTTCTCCTCAGCATCGCCGACGAGTTCCCGGCCGAGCGCTGCTTCACGCTGGTGTTCCGGGGACGGAGGTCCAACCTGGACCTGGTGGCCGAGTCCGAGGACGAGGCCCGGTCCTGGATCCACGGCATGAGGAAGCTcatggagaacctggagaacatgggagagagggagagactggACCA GTGGATCGGAGACTGGTTCAAGAAGGCCGACAAGAACAACGACGGCCGGATGAACTTCAAGGAAGTTCAGGACCTGCTGAAGATGATGAACGTGGAGATGAACGAGCACCACGCCCTGCGCCTCTTCACG ATGGCCGATAAGTCCCAATCCGGAACGCTGGAGGACGACGAGTTCGTGCTGTTCTACAAGATGCTGACCCAGCGGGACGACGTGCTGCGGGTCTTCCAGGAGTTCTCCTCGGACGGACACAAGCTGTCTCTGGCCGACCTGGAGGACTTCCtgagggaggagcagctggaggccgaCGCAGACGAAGACGTCCGACAGAGAGCCGAGCAGTTCATCCAGACATACGAGCCTTCAGAggcag CCAAGCTGCTGGACTCCATGACGTTAGACGGCTTCCTGATGTACCTGGGCTCGGCCGAAGGCTCCATCTTCAACCCCCGGAGGAGGAACGTCTTCCAGGACATGAGCCAGCCGCTCTGCAACtacttcatctcctcctcccacaACACCTACCTGATGGAGGACCAGCTGAGAGGGCAGAGCAGTGTGGAGGGCTACATCAG GGCTTTGACCCGGGGCTGCCGCTGCGTGGAAGTGGACTGCTGGGACGGAGCCAACGGCGAGCCCATCGTTTACCACGGACACACCTTCACCTCCAAGATCCTCTTCAAGGACGTGGTCAGCGCCGTGGGAAACTACGCCTtcaag gTGTCTGAGTTCCCGGTCATCCTGTCCATCGAGAACCACTGCAACGTGGAGCAGCAGCGCGTCATGGCGCGCCACCTGGACCTCATCCTGGGAGACAAGCTGCTGAAGAGCACGCTGGAAGGCAGCGCCCACATCAGACTGCCGTCGCCCGAG GAGCTGAAGGGGAAGATCCTGGTGAAGGCCAAGAAGATCGGTggtctggaggacagtctgaaCGGCGCCGTGGAGGACGCCCTGGGTGGGGAGGTGAGCGACGACGACGAGGGGGCCGACATCGACGACGACAACCTGCACCGGGAGAGCGTCCGCCGCCGCGCCAAG AAGTCGAAGCAGCGTCTGTCCAAGGAGCTGTCGGACTGCGTGGTCTACTGCAAGAGCGTCCACTTCAGCAGCTTCAAGCACTCCCGCATCCACTCCAAGTTCTACGAGGTGGCGTCCTTCACCGAGAACAAAGCTCGCAAACACCTGCGAGAGGCCG GAGCTGACTTCGTCCGTCACAACTCCAGGCAACTCACCAGAGTTTATCCGACCGGCTTCCGGACGGACTCCTCCAACTTCAACCCTCAGGAGATGTGGAACGCCGGCTGCCAAATCG TTGCTCTGAACTTCCAGACGGCGGGCGAGGCCATGGACCTGAATGACGGCCTCTTCCGGCAGAACGCCTGCTGTGGCTACGTCCTGAAGCCCGGCTTCATGACGAACCCCGAGCAGCGCTTTGACCCCGAGGCGCCTCGGCGGCAGGATGGCCACCGGCCCGTCGTGCTCACTGTACAGGTACTCTGCTTCGCATTGCCCATCCGTAGAGATGGGCTGGTTTCAACCCGACTGTCTGTGATGAAGGTGATCAGCGGACAGCAGCTGCCCAAAGTCAACATCAAGGAGGACTCCATCGTGGACCCGCAGGTTCGAGTGGAGATTCACGGAGTCCCTCTGGACCAGGCCAAGCAGGAGACCAGATACATCGAGAACAACG GGTTCAACCCGGTGTGGTACGACACGCTGCGCTTCACCATCCACACCCCCGAGCTGGCCATGGTGCGCTTCGTGGTGGAGGACTACGACAAGACCTCCAAGAACGACTTTGTGGGCCAGTACACGCTTCCTCTGAGCTGCGTGCAGCAAG GTTATCGTCACATCCACCTGCTCTCCAAAGATGGAACCAGTATTCATCCCTCTTCCTTGTTCGTTCACATCAGGATTACTGAGATGGAGAAACTTCCAGAAAACCCCTAG